TTTTTATTCCAAAAACCCTTACAATTATCTGCCTGAGGTCACCTtataatcttcatgttaatgaCAGTCAAATTAAAGATAGAAAATTCTGATAACAAAGGCAATGCCATTAGCCAACACATGGTTTTCCATTTTAAAAGTCAGAGCTGAgatcaaaaaggaaaaatctaaAGAGCAAGACTCACCTTATATAGACAACAAAAAAGGACACCACACGAGAAAGGAGAAAAtctaaaaagatataatttgcACAAGGCACAGACAGGTAATAGCATTTTTTATGCAAGATCTCGGAAGTCGACATATGGGACAAGGCAGTGGCAGCACCCTCCCTATAGAATTATTTTGGTTTGTGAATCAGGACAccaatcaaaaatttaatctgaTTGAGGTCGAACagagaaaaatatttcattaaaagattttctcttttttgcttTCTATTTACCATAATCATGGAAAAGGCCCCTTATTGAGAACAGTACTATAACTACTATGTGCGAAGATATTGATAAATGAGATCAGTATTTTTTATCTGGTCTCCTGCAACAAGTAACAAAACTGAAACCCAGCTTTAAGCCAAGCAGTGATGTACTGCATCCATTATGGATTGTATGAAAGAGCTAATTCCAAACAGAGCTCCAGCTATTATTAAACAACTTGGCTTGttaacagcaaaaaaaaaaaagccctaaTATTCCCATATCccaactcaaaatcataataaacCATATCCAAATGGTTGGTGTATGCTCTTAGCTAACTTAGTTTAATTATGCCTATTAGCAGCTTGTATGATTCAAAGCAACCAGCATAGAAGTAGTCCTCCAACATGGCTAATGCAGGCATCTATATTAAGCTATTACAAACTGAGCTGAAGTAATTCTGAAATAAcaagaaattgtaaaaacaaaatttcaactcAGAATAGTGCGatagtgtgtgtatatatatatatagtcatcATGTCCATTTCATCCTATCCTTCCAACAACCAACTCAAGAATCAAGTGTACTACATAACAAACATATATGTAATTCCAGAAATCATCTGTTACACTCAATCCTAATTCAAGAAACAGCAAATGTAACATGTAATACCAAGAAATTCATAACCAAAAGCAACCAATTATCTGTTCGATAATTAAATTCACAAATGCGAAAATGGACCATACCACCTAATGAGCCATCCGAACAGAAAATGCTGCATAATGGGAACTTTCTCGAGCACCTCAGCCTTATACATTTTCAGCATCCCACTATTAACCTTATTCCAATTAGGCACACCACTGATATCATCCAACATAGGTGAGTGCTCAGCAAATATACCCTTCTTCACCTTCTTCACAAAAGCAATACAAGAAAGATACATATACTCATTggaaaaattttccaaaatatctTGATTATGAATTGACTTCGGCTTCATGTACTTATGATCAATCAACTGCGAGGAACCAAATATAAATGGCAAGAAATGATAATCATCCAACCCCCAAACACCATGCGATCCCGCAGGCTCCAAACAATACACCAATTGCAATTTTCTCATTAACTCTAAGTACTTAACAAAAACCCTGGACACAACAGCTTGATAATCTTCTTCCTTAATAACTCCTAATCTAGCTAAGCAATATAACCAAGCAGCGAAATTAGTTTCATGACCAGTTCCGTAATCTATACGACTCGGATTACCGAAACTGTCATTAAAATACGGAACTATTTCCACAGAGGCAGCTTGAAGTTCGTCGGGCAAAAAACGCAGCATCATCGTATTGCCGTTTTCCGTTAAACGGCTATGCCAGGTTCGGTAAGAGACGTTACCATAACGAGAAGACTGATCAGCCGGAGGAATTACGTCAATCCATTGAATCAACTCGTCAATAATTGATGAAAAGGTGCGGATTGTTTGAGACTCGT
This is a stretch of genomic DNA from Mangifera indica cultivar Alphonso chromosome 11, CATAS_Mindica_2.1, whole genome shotgun sequence. It encodes these proteins:
- the LOC123228559 gene encoding serine/threonine-protein phosphatase 2A activator-like isoform X1; amino-acid sequence: MEPESHQHDHSPESPPSSTPTTKITSCCAKCGCPTTFAPPPQPPYSEISPPPTYRPIRAPAINLPPNNYSQAIILAPVPQSQKVPTISPPYNFQTPSKRIQSPDDIRHFIDSDSGKNFLGFVVALSESIRGHKISDQCHESQTIRTFSSIIDELIQWIDVIPPADQSSRYGNVSYRTWHSRLTENGNTMMLRFLPDELQAASVEIVPYFNDSFGNPSRIDYGTGHETNFAAWLYCLARLGVIKEEDYQAVVSRVFVKYLELMRKLQLVYCLEPAGSHGVWGLDDYHFLPFIFGSSQLIDHKYMKPKSIHNQDILENFSNEYMYLSCIAFVKKVKKGIFAEHSPMLDDISGVPNWNKVNSGMLKMYKAEVLEKVPIMQHFLFGWLIRWE
- the LOC123228559 gene encoding serine/threonine-protein phosphatase 2A activator-like isoform X2, coding for MEPESHQHDHSPESPPSSTPTTKITSCCAKCGCPTTFAPPPQPPYSEISPPPTYRPIRAPAINLPPNNYSQAIILAPVPQSQKVPTISPPYNFQTPSKRIQSPDDIRHFIDSDSGKNFLGFVVALSESIRGHKISDQCHESQTIRTFSSIIDELIQWIDVIPPADQSSRYGNVSYRTWHSRLTENGNTMMLRFLPDELQAASVEIVPYFNDSFGNPSRIDYGTGHETNFAAWLYCLARLGVIKEEDYQAVVSRVFVKYLELMRKLQLVYCLEPAGSHGVWGLDDYHFLPFIFGSSQLIDHKYMKPKSIHNQDILENFSNEYMYLSCIAFVKKVKKGIFAEHSPMLDDISGVPNWNKVNSGMLKMYKAEVLEKVPIMQHFLFGWLIRE